A single genomic interval of Shewanella psychropiezotolerans harbors:
- a CDS encoding mechanosensitive ion channel family protein — protein sequence MRLNHWFLPLFWCSLLLFSHASAAVVPNMVGVLKGASNEQSVTTELSVHQKYEYKDEFKRDTPRGTLEGFTQAAYEQDYVLAAKYLDLRYLPDGMAKGKGAEYASKLQAIIDRNIWVDLDQINDSPRGKDNDMLPAYRDAFGRIKLESSEVSLLLQRVPGKQGSIWKISNATVAKIPTLYDQLGYGPVVEWFVDNIPEGRLFKVNLWELTLLVVYLAAAFLVVIPITWVIKFIILKSNYALKEELGYIVAGPLRFFIAVVLDRAWMAHSSISAMALEMVNTGFLLFIAVVWLVWSSLGIFQAGLKRRWLAQNNQQGASLLGPLTNFVRVIFVALAGLVWLEHLGFSASAILAGMGIGGVAIALASKQSIENFIGTITLYSAAPIKVGQLCQFGAIRGTVEQIGLRCTQIRTLDRTLIHVPNAKLAEMEIENISEREKIRFKADIRLDYETSSEQLKGIIADITAMLEQHKEVDESPLRVTFQGFGLHGLQVNVFAYVGTTSFPTYQLVAEALHLGIMDIVVSHGSRIIPVAPIAARI from the coding sequence ATGCGTTTGAATCATTGGTTTCTCCCTCTTTTCTGGTGTTCACTCCTTTTATTCTCACATGCCAGTGCCGCAGTCGTGCCGAACATGGTGGGAGTGCTCAAAGGTGCGTCAAATGAGCAATCAGTCACGACTGAACTCTCTGTGCATCAAAAGTATGAGTATAAGGATGAATTCAAACGCGATACTCCCAGGGGGACCCTGGAAGGGTTTACCCAAGCGGCCTATGAACAAGATTATGTCTTGGCGGCTAAATACTTAGACCTGCGTTATCTTCCAGATGGGATGGCTAAAGGTAAGGGAGCAGAATACGCCTCAAAACTTCAAGCGATTATCGACAGAAATATCTGGGTTGATCTGGATCAGATCAATGACTCTCCCCGGGGCAAAGATAACGATATGTTGCCGGCCTATAGGGATGCTTTTGGGCGAATAAAGCTGGAAAGCAGTGAAGTTTCATTACTACTGCAGCGTGTTCCAGGTAAACAGGGATCGATTTGGAAGATATCTAATGCTACCGTAGCCAAAATCCCAACGCTCTATGATCAGCTAGGCTACGGGCCTGTGGTGGAGTGGTTTGTTGACAACATACCTGAAGGTCGTTTGTTCAAAGTGAATCTTTGGGAGTTAACTTTACTCGTAGTGTATCTGGCTGCCGCTTTTTTAGTTGTGATCCCAATAACCTGGGTCATTAAATTCATCATTTTGAAAAGTAATTATGCGCTTAAAGAGGAGTTGGGCTATATCGTTGCCGGGCCATTACGTTTCTTTATCGCCGTGGTATTAGACAGAGCCTGGATGGCTCACAGTAGCATTTCGGCCATGGCATTGGAGATGGTTAACACAGGTTTTTTGTTGTTTATCGCTGTCGTATGGTTGGTCTGGTCTTCTTTAGGTATTTTTCAAGCGGGTCTTAAACGGCGTTGGCTTGCACAAAACAACCAACAGGGGGCTTCTCTGTTAGGACCCTTGACTAATTTTGTTCGGGTTATTTTTGTTGCCCTTGCTGGCCTTGTATGGCTGGAACATCTGGGATTCAGTGCCAGTGCTATTTTGGCGGGGATGGGAATAGGTGGAGTTGCCATAGCCTTGGCTTCTAAACAATCGATAGAAAACTTTATCGGTACTATTACCTTATATTCAGCGGCTCCGATTAAGGTGGGTCAGCTTTGTCAGTTTGGTGCTATTAGGGGGACAGTCGAGCAGATTGGTTTAAGGTGTACTCAAATAAGAACCTTAGACAGAACCTTGATCCATGTGCCCAATGCAAAATTAGCTGAGATGGAGATAGAGAATATCTCAGAGCGTGAGAAAATCCGTTTCAAGGCCGATATCAGGCTCGATTATGAGACCTCTTCCGAGCAATTGAAGGGCATTATTGCCGATATAACGGCAATGCTTGAGCAGCATAAAGAGGTGGATGAGAGCCCTCTACGGGTCACTTTTCAAGGATTTGGCTTGCACGGCTTGCAGGTTAACGTATTCGCTTATGTTGGAACTACTAGTTTTCCGACTTATCAGTTGGTGGCCGAAGCGCTACATCTTGGCATCATGGATATTGTAGTGAGTCATGGTTCTCGTATCATTCCAGTGGCACCCATAGCGGCAAGAATATAG
- a CDS encoding YccF domain-containing protein, whose protein sequence is MAVLRLVFNIAWFVLGGFIMGLAWWLAGLLCFISIIGIPFGRACFVIGEMTFWPFGQEQMNRKHLTGQEDLGTGAFGTVGNIIWFLLFGIWLAIGHITHALACFVTIIGIPFGIQHLKLAMLSLTPIGQTVVAKA, encoded by the coding sequence ATGGCAGTATTACGGTTAGTTTTTAACATAGCTTGGTTTGTCCTTGGCGGCTTCATCATGGGATTAGCATGGTGGCTAGCTGGCCTACTTTGCTTTATCAGTATCATAGGTATCCCATTCGGACGCGCCTGTTTTGTCATAGGTGAAATGACATTTTGGCCCTTCGGTCAAGAACAGATGAATAGAAAACATCTAACGGGACAAGAAGATTTGGGTACTGGCGCTTTTGGCACAGTAGGGAATATTATCTGGTTTCTGTTATTTGGGATCTGGCTCGCAATCGGACATATCACACATGCCTTGGCTTGTTTTGTAACCATTATAGGCATACCTTTTGGTATTCAACATCTCAAACTTGCCATGTTAAGCCTAACGCCAATCGGCCAAACTGTGGTGGCGAAAGCCTAA
- a CDS encoding substrate-binding periplasmic protein: MDQGALIAITRAALNAMGHELSVDFYPWSRAVRLASRDDSMYLGYLPEYSYPTQAFIFSESLGVSPLGLVERQINPIRWPKLIDLNDYTLGVVRDYVNTADLDIMIKQGTQPVEVVSSDEHNIKKVATGRVDGAVIDVHVLRFILTRDDLKPLADKLQMNQKLLEEKQLYVAFKNSPDGHKWRSIVNHGLTRIDAKSILDDYMASVTASDK; this comes from the coding sequence GTGGATCAAGGCGCATTGATTGCTATCACCCGCGCCGCTCTCAATGCCATGGGTCATGAGCTCTCGGTCGACTTTTATCCCTGGAGCCGGGCGGTGAGATTGGCTAGCCGGGATGATTCTATGTATCTGGGATATCTACCCGAATACTCGTATCCGACACAGGCCTTTATTTTTTCTGAATCTCTCGGCGTAAGCCCATTGGGTCTTGTAGAGAGACAAATTAATCCTATCCGTTGGCCAAAACTTATCGATCTGAATGATTATACATTAGGCGTAGTTAGAGACTATGTGAATACTGCCGATCTCGATATCATGATTAAGCAGGGGACTCAGCCTGTTGAAGTTGTCAGCTCTGATGAACATAATATCAAGAAGGTGGCGACTGGTCGTGTGGATGGCGCCGTGATCGATGTACATGTACTTAGGTTTATATTGACAAGAGATGACTTGAAGCCATTAGCCGATAAGTTACAGATGAATCAAAAGTTGCTCGAAGAAAAACAATTATACGTTGCCTTTAAAAACAGTCCTGATGGCCATAAGTGGCGGAGTATTGTTAATCATGGACTCACTAGAATAGATGCTAAATCTATTTTGGATGATTATATGGCTTCTGTTACGGCGTCTGATAAATAA
- a CDS encoding PGPGW domain-containing protein codes for MIRKALISIIGGLLTLAGIALLALPGPAWLLLPIGLAILSLEYSWAKIWLRKSQRQFYASAAWLDRKILLWKMNG; via the coding sequence ATGATTCGTAAGGCGCTTATCTCCATTATCGGTGGATTACTGACACTCGCCGGAATCGCTCTGTTGGCCCTGCCCGGACCAGCTTGGCTTCTATTGCCAATAGGGCTTGCCATATTAAGTCTTGAATACTCTTGGGCAAAGATCTGGCTTCGTAAGAGCCAGCGCCAGTTTTATGCTTCCGCCGCCTGGCTAGATAGAAAAATTCTATTGTGGAAAATGAACGGCTAA
- a CDS encoding cytochrome-c peroxidase, with translation MKRLTSVSLAILAAISTAAMAQEPIEIIEPAKITAPEKVELGKMLFFEPRLSKSGFISCNSCHNLSLGGVDALPTSIGHNWQQGPINSPTVLNAEYGLAQFWDGRAKDLQEQAGGPIANPGEMGYTHELAVSTVKSMPAYQLRFEAIYGKDAVSIDNITDAIAEFEKTLVTPNSPFDLYLKGDMSAISAEAKSGYQLFKDKGCTSCHNGPAVGGTMYMKMGLVKPFHTTNPAEGRIAVTGKEADKFVFKVPTLRNIELTYPYFHDGATWTLEEAVNTMAEIQLGQELTEVETKEMVTFLKSLTGEQPQIVLPILPPSNANTPRPVPFGD, from the coding sequence ATGAAGCGACTTACTTCAGTTTCTCTCGCCATTCTCGCGGCTATCAGCACTGCCGCCATGGCTCAGGAACCTATCGAGATAATTGAACCGGCAAAAATCACTGCACCAGAAAAGGTCGAATTAGGTAAGATGCTCTTTTTCGAACCAAGGCTCTCAAAATCGGGCTTCATTTCATGTAACTCATGCCACAACCTGTCATTAGGTGGCGTCGATGCACTGCCCACATCCATAGGTCACAACTGGCAACAAGGCCCCATAAATTCACCAACCGTGCTCAACGCCGAATACGGTTTAGCCCAATTCTGGGATGGACGAGCCAAAGATCTGCAAGAGCAAGCAGGTGGCCCTATCGCTAACCCCGGTGAGATGGGCTATACCCATGAGCTCGCAGTATCAACGGTGAAGTCTATGCCAGCATATCAGCTAAGATTTGAGGCGATATATGGTAAAGACGCTGTCAGTATTGACAACATTACCGATGCAATTGCTGAATTTGAAAAGACCTTAGTGACGCCAAATAGCCCATTCGATCTATATCTTAAAGGCGATATGTCAGCAATCAGTGCAGAAGCGAAATCTGGTTATCAACTGTTTAAAGATAAAGGCTGTACTAGTTGTCACAACGGACCAGCTGTTGGTGGCACCATGTATATGAAGATGGGGCTAGTCAAACCTTTCCATACTACAAATCCCGCTGAAGGGCGTATTGCAGTAACCGGCAAAGAAGCCGATAAATTCGTATTTAAGGTACCAACACTCAGAAATATCGAGTTGACCTATCCCTACTTCCACGACGGTGCGACTTGGACACTGGAAGAAGCGGTGAATACCATGGCAGAGATCCAATTAGGACAGGAGTTAACTGAGGTAGAAACCAAAGAGATGGTGACTTTCCTTAAGTCTCTAACCGGTGAGCAGCCGCAGATAGTGTTACCTATCCTACCGCCATCGAATGCTAACACACCAAGACCAGTGCCATTTGGTGACTAG
- a CDS encoding DUF6508 domain-containing protein, translating to MKPLVSNHTSNLYAKYVNILACGDKPISVCKLHEFTEDLAKSHLLLNDFKWDDWYQNSHLVDRPEYIADASLHDCQLLLTAMTRLERFSPGVIDNMRRQGVLIAILERYNNFSMKLAC from the coding sequence ATGAAGCCATTAGTATCGAATCATACATCGAACCTTTATGCTAAGTATGTGAATATATTAGCCTGCGGAGACAAACCCATTTCGGTTTGTAAGCTGCATGAGTTTACCGAAGACTTGGCCAAGAGCCATTTGCTACTGAACGATTTTAAATGGGATGATTGGTATCAAAATAGCCATTTAGTTGACAGGCCTGAGTACATTGCCGATGCCAGCCTGCATGATTGCCAACTATTGCTAACCGCCATGACGCGTCTCGAACGCTTTAGTCCGGGTGTGATAGATAATATGAGGCGTCAAGGTGTCTTGATTGCAATCCTTGAACGCTATAATAATTTTTCAATGAAACTTGCTTGCTAG
- a CDS encoding LysR family transcriptional regulator, whose protein sequence is MRIDVDAFKVLEVLVEEGSFAKAAERLHKAQSAVSYQIKKLEQHLGVNLFCRDQYRAELTPEGKVILAEGQRLLQYLANIEHLASRFSEGWEPKLELVIDGALPMEPIMKALKRMAAHQIPTKIQLNMEFLGGVQDRFERDNADLMLVKDYRTGPNYRPQSLPDITSILVVAASHLLAVEENISLFELQRHVELTIEDSSPEISYQDELQFGGDKVFYLSGFIMKKNALEMGLGFGWMPDFLIHDELKRGELIEVDFSGGSRHSFTPKLVSTMERPLGKAGRLFTELIMEEFDRAEL, encoded by the coding sequence ATGCGTATAGATGTTGATGCATTTAAAGTACTTGAGGTTTTGGTCGAAGAAGGCAGCTTTGCTAAGGCTGCAGAGCGTTTGCATAAGGCTCAGTCTGCGGTGAGTTATCAGATTAAGAAGCTAGAGCAACACTTAGGTGTAAATCTTTTTTGTCGGGATCAGTACCGAGCCGAATTAACGCCGGAAGGTAAAGTTATACTCGCCGAAGGCCAGAGACTGTTGCAGTACCTTGCAAACATTGAACATTTAGCGAGCAGATTCAGTGAGGGGTGGGAGCCTAAATTGGAACTAGTTATCGACGGAGCCTTGCCGATGGAGCCAATCATGAAGGCATTGAAACGTATGGCTGCCCACCAGATCCCGACAAAAATTCAATTGAATATGGAGTTTCTCGGTGGAGTACAAGACAGGTTTGAGCGGGATAATGCCGATCTGATGTTAGTGAAAGACTATCGTACCGGTCCCAATTATCGACCTCAGTCTCTGCCGGATATTACCAGCATACTCGTCGTGGCGGCAAGCCATCTGTTGGCTGTGGAAGAGAATATCTCGTTATTTGAGCTGCAAAGGCATGTTGAGCTCACCATCGAAGATTCATCCCCCGAAATAAGCTATCAAGATGAGCTTCAATTCGGTGGGGATAAGGTGTTTTATCTGTCTGGTTTCATCATGAAGAAGAATGCATTGGAGATGGGGTTGGGTTTTGGCTGGATGCCAGACTTCCTCATCCATGATGAGCTCAAACGTGGGGAGCTGATTGAGGTGGATTTTAGTGGCGGCAGCCGCCACAGTTTCACTCCTAAACTAGTGTCGACCATGGAGCGGCCATTGGGTAAGGCGGGGCGTCTGTTTACTGAGCTTATTATGGAAGAGTTCGATCGTGCAGAGCTCTAG
- the hppD gene encoding 4-hydroxyphenylpyruvate dioxygenase encodes MASEKNPLGLLGIEFTEFSTPDLEFMHKVFIDFGFSKLKKSKNKDISYYKQNDIHFLLNNERSGFSAEFAKSHGPAICSMGWRVEDAQFAFEGAVARGAKPADDANKDHPYPAIYGIGDSLIYFIDIFGEEKNIYQNDFVDLEEQVITQEKGFIEVDHLTNNVYQGTMEFWSNFYKDIFGFTEVRYFDIKGAKTALISYALRSPDGSFCIPINEGKGSEKNQIDEYLKEYDGPGVQHLAFRSRDIVASLDAMEGSSIQTLDIIPEYYETIFDKLPQVTEDRDRIKHHQILIDGDDDGYLLQIFTKNLFGPIFIEIIQRKNNQGFGEGNFTALFESIERDQQRRGVL; translated from the coding sequence ATGGCAAGCGAAAAAAATCCACTGGGCTTATTGGGCATAGAATTCACTGAATTTTCCACCCCAGATCTTGAATTCATGCATAAAGTATTTATCGATTTCGGTTTCTCTAAACTGAAAAAGAGCAAGAACAAAGATATCAGTTACTACAAGCAAAATGACATCCATTTCCTGCTCAACAACGAGCGAAGCGGTTTCTCGGCCGAGTTCGCTAAGAGTCACGGTCCTGCGATCTGTTCTATGGGCTGGCGCGTAGAAGATGCACAATTCGCCTTCGAAGGTGCGGTAGCACGCGGTGCTAAGCCTGCCGATGATGCTAACAAAGATCATCCTTATCCGGCTATTTATGGCATAGGTGACAGCTTAATTTACTTTATCGACATCTTTGGTGAAGAGAAGAATATCTACCAAAATGATTTCGTCGATCTCGAAGAGCAAGTCATCACTCAAGAAAAAGGCTTTATCGAAGTCGATCATCTCACCAACAATGTCTACCAGGGCACCATGGAGTTTTGGTCTAACTTCTATAAAGATATCTTCGGTTTCACCGAAGTACGTTATTTCGATATTAAGGGGGCTAAAACCGCTTTGATCTCTTACGCCCTGCGCTCACCGGATGGCAGCTTCTGTATTCCAATCAACGAAGGTAAAGGCAGCGAGAAGAACCAGATCGATGAATATCTGAAAGAGTATGATGGCCCTGGCGTACAGCATCTGGCCTTTAGAAGTCGTGATATCGTCGCCTCTCTCGATGCGATGGAAGGCTCATCAATTCAGACGTTAGATATTATCCCTGAATATTACGAGACCATCTTCGATAAGCTGCCTCAGGTCACTGAAGACAGAGATCGCATCAAGCATCATCAGATATTGATCGACGGCGATGACGATGGTTATCTGCTGCAGATCTTCACTAAGAATCTGTTCGGCCCTATATTCATCGAGATCATCCAGCGCAAGAACAATCAGGGATTCGGCGAAGGTAACTTTACCGCCCTGTTTGAGTCAATAGAGCGTGATCAACAACGTCGTGGCGTGCTCTAA
- a CDS encoding LysE family translocator encodes MPDIALLAVFLPTFFFVSITPGMCMTLAMTLGMSIGVRRTLWMMGGELIGVAIVAIAAVMGVASIMLNYPQAFSIIKYAGGAYLAYLGIQMWLSKGKMTITNEQQTEVSRTTLFNQGLMTAISNPKGWAFMVSLLPPFISADKAVAPQLFWLLSIILVSEAVAMLAYASGGKSLRVFLSKGDNIKLMNRIAGSLMIGVGFWLALG; translated from the coding sequence ATGCCAGATATCGCCCTACTCGCTGTTTTTCTACCGACCTTTTTCTTCGTATCAATCACACCCGGCATGTGTATGACACTCGCCATGACCTTAGGCATGAGTATCGGTGTGCGTCGAACCCTGTGGATGATGGGTGGTGAGTTGATTGGTGTGGCTATCGTTGCTATAGCAGCTGTCATGGGCGTCGCAAGTATCATGCTTAACTACCCTCAAGCCTTCTCAATCATCAAGTATGCCGGCGGTGCTTACCTCGCCTATCTTGGTATCCAGATGTGGTTATCTAAAGGCAAGATGACCATAACCAATGAGCAGCAAACAGAAGTGAGCCGCACAACTCTATTCAATCAAGGGCTGATGACTGCGATTTCAAACCCTAAGGGGTGGGCCTTTATGGTATCCCTGCTACCGCCTTTCATCAGCGCAGATAAAGCAGTGGCTCCTCAGCTTTTCTGGCTATTGTCTATCATCTTAGTCTCTGAGGCAGTTGCTATGCTCGCCTATGCCTCTGGTGGTAAGAGCTTAAGAGTGTTTTTATCTAAGGGTGATAATATCAAGCTGATGAATCGTATCGCTGGCTCTTTGATGATAGGTGTCGGTTTCTGGTTGGCGTTAGGTTAA
- a CDS encoding GNAT family N-acetyltransferase: protein MFGSDLKLEFSESISTIPADEWNALMQGDVEESGKGVNPFTCHAYLLALEDSRCVCPKSGWTPMHLSVLSQGKRIALMPLYSKSHSYGEYVFDWAWAEAYERNHIDYYPKLLSAVPFTPVTGNRLGIGKQLSEQESQSVVSLMIQALSHEMRRGSYSSWHCLFMPEAQHKLISLSQSQPMSQLEPELESGLSSPSASPLTPLKRRGTQFHWRNQGYRVFDDFLSAMSSRKRKNIIKERNKAQGQGYTFRFIPGIEVTEAQWQSFYYCYQITYAKRSGHYGYLNLDFFKLIGATMPEQVQLLVVEKPLPQFYGSDSSDTPEGLDEHIGSPEELGDACIVAAALYFTSDTHLYGRYWGCLEEADALHFEACYYQGIEYCIKHGLQALDAGAQGEHKISRGFEPMETYSNHEIAHPGFRDAIESFTLQEAEQNRCYMIEAAKSLPFKNKE from the coding sequence TTGTTCGGATCAGACTTGAAGCTTGAGTTCTCGGAGTCAATCTCCACTATTCCTGCCGATGAATGGAATGCCTTGATGCAGGGAGATGTTGAGGAGAGCGGTAAGGGAGTTAACCCCTTTACTTGTCATGCCTATCTTCTGGCGTTGGAAGACAGTCGCTGTGTGTGCCCGAAATCCGGTTGGACTCCCATGCATTTGTCTGTGCTGAGCCAAGGTAAGCGAATTGCTCTGATGCCCCTTTACAGTAAGAGTCATTCCTATGGAGAATACGTGTTCGATTGGGCCTGGGCCGAGGCCTATGAAAGGAATCACATCGACTATTACCCTAAGCTATTGAGCGCGGTTCCTTTTACGCCAGTCACGGGCAACAGGTTAGGCATAGGCAAGCAATTAAGTGAGCAAGAGTCTCAGTCTGTTGTCTCCTTGATGATTCAAGCGCTCAGCCATGAGATGAGACGCGGAAGCTATTCAAGCTGGCATTGCCTGTTTATGCCTGAGGCGCAACATAAGCTTATCTCACTCTCACAATCACAACCAATGTCCCAGTTAGAACCAGAGCTAGAGTCAGGTTTATCTTCACCTTCAGCTTCACCCTTAACGCCCCTTAAGCGTAGGGGCACTCAGTTTCATTGGCGTAACCAAGGTTACCGGGTATTTGATGATTTCTTGTCTGCCATGAGTTCACGCAAACGAAAAAACATCATCAAAGAGAGAAATAAGGCCCAAGGACAAGGTTATACATTCAGGTTTATTCCGGGTATTGAGGTGACTGAGGCTCAGTGGCAATCCTTCTATTACTGTTACCAGATAACCTATGCGAAACGCTCCGGCCATTACGGCTATCTCAATCTAGACTTTTTCAAGCTAATTGGAGCAACGATGCCGGAGCAAGTGCAATTGCTTGTTGTCGAGAAGCCATTGCCGCAATTCTATGGATCAGATAGTTCGGATACTCCTGAGGGCTTAGATGAGCATATCGGCTCACCAGAGGAACTTGGCGATGCCTGTATCGTCGCTGCGGCGCTCTATTTCACCAGTGATACGCATCTCTATGGTCGGTATTGGGGCTGTCTGGAAGAGGCCGATGCCTTACATTTCGAGGCGTGTTATTACCAGGGGATCGAATACTGCATCAAACATGGTTTGCAGGCCTTAGATGCGGGGGCTCAGGGAGAGCATAAGATTTCTAGAGGGTTTGAGCCAATGGAGACCTACTCAAACCATGAGATTGCTCACCCAGGTTTCAGAGACGCCATCGAGAGTTTTACTCTACAGGAAGCCGAACAAAATAGATGTTACATGATAGAGGCTGCTAAGTCACTGCCGTTCAAGAATAAAGAGTAA
- the ggt gene encoding gamma-glutamyltransferase, with protein sequence MRSLTRLFVAISVAVPLLGLSSAFHVAPVQAAESSIYSHMATAQPVWAKHGMVSTQETLATRAGVEILKQGGNAVDAAVAVGFALAVTLPRAGNIGGGGFMLVHLAEPNKTIAIDYREMAPSKAHRDMYLNEHGDAVAKLSREHGLAVGVPGTVMGMELALEKYGTMTMKQVMAAAIKMAGEGITVTPDLSTSLIGLKRRIAQWPSSAEIFYKADGSNYQVGDVLKQPELAHSLSLIAKQGSKGFYQGETAQKLVAAIQDAGGIMTLDDLKQYKVVERKPVTGDYRGYKVVSMPPPSSGGVHIVEMLNILETFPIDKLGHNTAATLHLMTEAMRRAYADRSEYLGDPDFYKVPVEALTSKDYAKKLASQIAINKATPSSEIKPGKLAPYESNQTTHYSVVDKWGNAVSNTYTLNFSYGSGLVAKGTGILLNNEMDDFSAKTGTPNGYGLVGGEANSVEGNKRPLSSMSPTIVMKDGKPFIITGSPGGSRIITTTMQIIMNVIDHDLNIAEATAAPRIHHQWLPDVLRVEQSLNSDTIELLEAKGHKVSVGNAIGSTQSIMVTEQGVFGSSDPRRAGSLTLGY encoded by the coding sequence ATGCGCTCGCTAACACGATTATTCGTTGCCATATCTGTGGCCGTGCCTTTACTGGGCTTATCCTCGGCATTTCATGTCGCCCCCGTACAAGCCGCAGAATCTTCAATATACAGCCACATGGCAACCGCGCAACCCGTTTGGGCTAAGCATGGCATGGTATCGACTCAAGAGACATTAGCGACTCGAGCAGGCGTAGAGATTTTAAAGCAAGGCGGTAATGCCGTCGATGCTGCCGTGGCGGTTGGCTTTGCACTGGCCGTGACTTTGCCTCGTGCTGGCAACATAGGTGGCGGTGGCTTCATGTTGGTTCATCTCGCCGAGCCCAACAAAACTATCGCTATCGATTACCGTGAAATGGCGCCATCGAAAGCCCACAGAGACATGTACCTCAATGAGCATGGCGACGCCGTTGCTAAGCTGAGCCGCGAACACGGCCTGGCCGTCGGCGTACCGGGTACCGTGATGGGCATGGAACTGGCCTTAGAGAAATACGGCACCATGACCATGAAGCAAGTGATGGCTGCGGCGATAAAAATGGCGGGTGAAGGCATTACTGTTACACCAGATCTCTCTACCTCTTTAATTGGGCTAAAAAGACGTATCGCCCAATGGCCAAGCTCTGCCGAAATATTTTATAAAGCAGACGGCAGTAATTATCAGGTCGGTGACGTGCTTAAGCAACCTGAACTGGCCCACTCTTTATCCTTAATCGCCAAGCAAGGCAGTAAGGGCTTCTACCAAGGGGAAACGGCTCAAAAATTAGTTGCAGCCATTCAAGACGCTGGTGGGATCATGACACTCGATGATCTAAAGCAGTATAAAGTCGTCGAGCGCAAACCGGTGACAGGCGACTATCGTGGCTATAAAGTCGTGTCTATGCCGCCACCTTCATCCGGCGGTGTCCACATCGTCGAAATGCTCAACATATTAGAGACTTTCCCCATCGATAAACTGGGTCATAATACCGCCGCAACTCTTCACCTGATGACAGAAGCCATGAGACGCGCTTATGCCGATCGCAGTGAATACCTTGGCGATCCAGACTTCTATAAGGTGCCCGTAGAGGCCTTGACCAGTAAAGACTACGCCAAGAAGTTAGCCAGTCAAATCGCTATCAATAAGGCCACACCGAGCAGCGAAATCAAACCCGGTAAACTCGCGCCCTATGAGAGTAATCAAACCACACACTATTCTGTGGTCGACAAATGGGGCAACGCAGTATCCAATACCTACACCCTAAACTTCAGCTATGGCTCAGGATTAGTGGCTAAAGGCACAGGCATCTTACTCAACAATGAGATGGATGATTTTTCCGCAAAAACCGGCACTCCAAATGGTTATGGCCTGGTCGGCGGTGAAGCAAACTCAGTCGAAGGCAACAAACGGCCGCTAAGCTCGATGAGCCCAACCATAGTGATGAAAGATGGTAAACCCTTTATCATCACCGGCAGCCCTGGAGGTTCACGCATCATCACTACAACGATGCAGATCATCATGAATGTCATCGACCATGACCTTAATATCGCCGAAGCCACTGCCGCCCCTCGCATACACCATCAGTGGTTGCCCGATGTGCTACGTGTCGAACAGAGTCTCAATAGTGACACCATTGAGCTACTCGAAGCTAAGGGCCATAAGGTCAGTGTGGGTAATGCCATCGGCTCGACTCAATCGATAATGGTCACAGAGCAAGGCGTATTTGGCTCATCAGACCCTCGCCGCGCCGGATCGCTGACCTTAGGGTATTAA